In Mycolicibacterium mucogenicum DSM 44124, the following are encoded in one genomic region:
- a CDS encoding ester cyclase, which translates to MTHRFAIPSVEVLQAREKLVLDHFHDEVRQDWDDVLATFPHPHYEIIPTLTVHDGDADVRGYYHDTRVAFPDQDHEIIALRHSADAVIVEFWLLGTHLGPLGGIPATGSRHRTRMTAYFVFDENENLVAERIYFDTLTMLKQLVGGLNLRDPRNWPTVIRGLRGLLAMSSQPDARLIETAPADLT; encoded by the coding sequence ATGACGCACCGCTTCGCCATCCCTTCCGTCGAGGTGTTGCAGGCCCGCGAGAAGCTCGTGCTCGATCACTTCCACGACGAGGTCCGCCAGGACTGGGACGACGTGCTCGCGACCTTTCCGCATCCGCACTACGAGATCATCCCGACGCTCACCGTCCACGACGGTGACGCCGATGTGCGTGGCTACTACCACGACACCCGCGTCGCGTTTCCCGATCAGGACCACGAGATCATCGCGCTGCGACACAGCGCCGATGCCGTGATCGTCGAATTCTGGCTCCTCGGAACGCATCTCGGCCCGCTCGGCGGCATCCCGGCCACGGGTTCGCGGCACCGCACCCGGATGACGGCCTATTTCGTGTTCGACGAGAACGAGAATCTGGTCGCCGAACGCATCTACTTCGACACGCTGACGATGCTGAAACAGCTTGTGGGAGGCCTGAATCTGCGCGATCCGCGAAACTGGCCCACCGTCATCCGCGGGCTGCGGGGGCTGCTGGCCATGTCCAGCCAACCCGATGCCCGGCTCATCGAGACGGCCCCGGCAGACCTGACATGA
- a CDS encoding MmpS family transport accessory protein, whose translation MPLVALIAIGVGVLCMVKVHEFSEPGPVLAVNPPQAPPEFTPKTLTYEVFGTLGSGGLLSYVDISGHPHKVDLTELPWSHTETTTLTVVSGSISVQVHGGTVGCRMKVNDVVRDEQSDDHGNADVACRVKSA comes from the coding sequence ATGCCATTGGTCGCCCTCATCGCGATCGGCGTCGGCGTGCTCTGCATGGTGAAGGTCCACGAATTCTCGGAGCCGGGACCGGTGCTGGCGGTCAATCCGCCGCAGGCGCCACCGGAGTTCACCCCCAAGACCCTCACCTATGAGGTGTTCGGCACCCTTGGCTCGGGCGGCCTGCTGTCGTACGTCGACATCAGCGGACACCCGCACAAGGTCGACCTCACCGAACTGCCGTGGTCGCATACCGAGACCACCACCCTCACCGTCGTCTCCGGCAGCATCTCGGTCCAGGTGCACGGCGGCACCGTCGGCTGCCGGATGAAGGTGAACGACGTTGTCCGAGACGAACAGTCCGACGATCACGGAAACGCCGACGTCGCCTGCCGGGTGAAGTCCGCGTGA
- a CDS encoding saccharopine dehydrogenase family protein: protein MATTRRRVVFIGAAGEMCRLAIERFAVAAGDWELALYDIRPELLEPLIKKLPSGLATAARLDLYDRDGLHTAIDGAALVVLGAGPYNRTAGPVMEACLAAGVPYLDFDDDIESTLHALTLGDAAKAAGVPMYIGCGASPGITNVLAADAAGDLDTVENIDVYWVVGDERGSIGRAVLDHMLRVAAGPCMTWENGGPVMHQSWLETRWTDLGGGLGLTLVHETAHPEPVTLPRKYPDAKNIRCFGGLDPAPYNGLVRGVGLAVQKGQMPVEKAIDFMESLLTGGVGSVAGWRHGLSGMWDLVRTGESTRLALLTFLAKAAAGHTFPYKSGLKVEVTGLKDGIPTVASRRTPVAGPGTYLFTDMAAATGTACAAFMVVALESDSRAGVFTPEEWAEPAQFYSALKRVGTPSAELPVGAH from the coding sequence ATGGCCACCACCCGACGGCGGGTCGTCTTCATCGGCGCGGCCGGTGAGATGTGTCGTCTGGCCATCGAACGGTTCGCGGTAGCTGCCGGCGACTGGGAGCTCGCGCTCTACGACATCCGGCCCGAACTGCTCGAGCCGCTGATCAAGAAGCTGCCGAGTGGGCTGGCGACGGCCGCCCGGCTCGATCTGTACGACCGCGACGGCCTGCACACCGCCATCGACGGCGCGGCACTCGTCGTCCTCGGCGCCGGCCCGTACAACCGCACCGCCGGTCCAGTGATGGAAGCCTGCCTGGCCGCCGGGGTGCCGTACCTCGATTTCGATGACGACATCGAAAGCACCTTGCACGCACTGACTCTGGGCGACGCCGCCAAGGCGGCCGGCGTTCCGATGTACATCGGCTGCGGAGCCTCGCCCGGCATCACCAACGTGCTGGCCGCCGACGCTGCCGGCGACCTGGACACCGTCGAGAACATCGACGTCTACTGGGTGGTCGGCGACGAGCGTGGTTCGATCGGTCGCGCGGTGCTCGACCACATGCTGCGCGTCGCCGCGGGTCCCTGCATGACGTGGGAGAACGGCGGACCGGTGATGCACCAGTCGTGGCTGGAGACCCGGTGGACGGACCTGGGCGGCGGGCTGGGCCTGACGTTGGTGCACGAGACGGCCCATCCCGAACCCGTGACACTGCCGCGGAAGTACCCCGATGCCAAGAACATTCGTTGCTTCGGCGGCCTGGACCCGGCGCCCTACAACGGCCTGGTCCGGGGCGTCGGCCTGGCCGTGCAGAAGGGTCAGATGCCCGTCGAGAAAGCCATCGACTTCATGGAATCCCTGCTCACCGGCGGAGTGGGCAGTGTCGCCGGCTGGCGCCACGGCCTGTCGGGAATGTGGGACCTGGTGCGCACGGGTGAGTCGACGCGCCTCGCGCTGCTCACGTTCCTAGCCAAAGCTGCAGCGGGCCATACCTTCCCGTACAAATCGGGGCTGAAGGTCGAGGTGACCGGCCTCAAGGACGGCATCCCCACCGTCGCCAGCCGCCGCACGCCGGTCGCGGGCCCGGGCACCTATCTGTTCACCGACATGGCGGCCGCCACGGGCACCGCGTGTGCCGCGTTCATGGTGGTGGCACTCGAATCCGACAGCCGCGCCGGGGTTTTCACGCCCGAGGAATGGGCCGAACCGGCGCAGTTCTACTCGGCACTGAAGCGGGTCGGCACCCCGAGCGCCGAACTTCCCGTCGGCGCGCACTAG
- a CDS encoding TetR/AcrR family transcriptional regulator, which translates to MNAATPTPRRGRPPKALAQLTRSTIREAALTVIDQDGIAAVSMRSVSRLLGVDAKSLYHHVADKDDLLDAVAEHLLGQLRPPAPTGELRTDLRALAYEFRRVTLAHPEAATLVLTRQMSTLAGLAPVEALLSILHQAGAGPELAVRLTRVLVAAVVGMLLREVSAGPTFGSGKPADIAARQAELEDSALPEVVACAPFLARFDRDQEFASGVDLLADFAAFQLVSLT; encoded by the coding sequence ATGAACGCGGCCACCCCGACTCCCCGCCGCGGACGGCCACCGAAGGCGCTGGCACAGCTCACGCGATCCACGATTCGGGAAGCGGCGCTGACCGTCATCGACCAGGACGGCATCGCCGCGGTCAGCATGCGGTCCGTCAGCCGCCTGCTCGGCGTCGACGCCAAGAGCCTGTACCACCACGTCGCCGACAAGGACGATCTGCTGGACGCGGTCGCCGAACATCTCCTCGGGCAGCTGCGGCCACCGGCACCCACCGGCGAGCTGCGGACCGACCTGCGCGCCCTGGCCTACGAGTTCCGGCGCGTGACGCTCGCCCACCCGGAGGCCGCGACTCTCGTGCTGACCCGGCAGATGTCGACCCTCGCCGGACTCGCGCCCGTCGAGGCCCTCCTGTCGATCCTGCATCAGGCCGGCGCCGGCCCCGAGCTCGCCGTGCGACTCACCCGCGTCCTGGTCGCCGCCGTCGTCGGGATGCTGCTGCGCGAGGTCTCCGCCGGCCCCACCTTCGGCAGTGGAAAGCCCGCCGACATCGCCGCCCGTCAGGCCGAACTCGAAGATTCCGCGCTCCCGGAAGTGGTTGCGTGCGCACCTTTTCTCGCCCGGTTCGACCGGGACCAGGAATTCGCGTCGGGCGTGGACTTGCTCGCGGATTTCGCCGCATTCCAGCTGGTGAGCCTGACATAG
- a CDS encoding WS/DGAT/MGAT family O-acyltransferase: protein MRLLSAVDTMFYRMESDRTPMHIGALLTFRLPDGAGPDYVRTLYNAFAELSFLPFPFDSSVVDGLLPEWRAVRPDPEYHVRLSALPYPGSEADLGALVARLHAHPLDMRRPLWEAHFIEGLSDGRFAMYFKAHHCAVDGMGAINTIKKWLSTEPDRYVPLSEAGPKAEVPDRNRVASVAYELWNRTTDGVSGSAELVKSLVGMIGGDNSHVGATLGTPRAPFNATLTPQRRLAVEVLELGRLKAIAKATETTVNDVTLAVCGAALRRYLDEQGELPDQTLTASVPVGWERDEDTLNAAAGFVCPLATTESDPLQRLAVINASTTRGKKELLAMSPNALNHYTLMGLLPLTIGQKTGALTKIPPLFNLTVSNVVLTREPLYLGGAQLELIAPVSFLCDGYGLNITLVGYTDKVILGFVGCRDTMPHLQRLAVYSREALDELEQAAA, encoded by the coding sequence ATGCGGTTGCTGAGTGCTGTCGACACGATGTTCTACCGAATGGAGTCCGACCGGACGCCCATGCACATCGGCGCCCTGCTGACATTCCGGCTGCCAGACGGAGCCGGGCCGGACTACGTCCGCACCCTGTACAACGCATTCGCCGAACTGTCGTTCCTGCCTTTCCCGTTCGACAGTTCGGTCGTCGACGGCCTGCTGCCCGAGTGGCGCGCGGTCCGCCCGGACCCGGAGTACCACGTCCGACTGTCGGCGCTGCCGTATCCGGGGAGCGAGGCCGACCTGGGCGCCCTCGTCGCCCGACTGCACGCGCACCCGCTCGATATGCGCCGGCCGCTGTGGGAAGCGCACTTCATCGAAGGACTGTCCGACGGCCGCTTCGCCATGTACTTCAAGGCCCACCACTGTGCGGTGGACGGCATGGGCGCGATCAACACCATCAAGAAATGGTTGAGCACTGAACCGGACCGCTACGTGCCGCTGTCCGAAGCCGGACCGAAGGCCGAGGTGCCCGACCGCAACCGGGTCGCGTCGGTCGCCTACGAGCTGTGGAACCGGACGACGGACGGCGTCTCGGGTTCCGCCGAGCTGGTCAAGAGCCTGGTCGGCATGATCGGCGGCGACAACAGCCACGTCGGCGCCACGCTGGGTACGCCGCGGGCGCCGTTCAACGCGACCCTGACGCCACAGCGCCGGCTCGCCGTCGAGGTGCTCGAACTGGGCCGCCTCAAGGCGATCGCCAAGGCCACCGAGACCACCGTCAACGACGTCACGCTCGCCGTCTGCGGCGCGGCGCTGCGCCGCTACCTCGATGAGCAGGGCGAGCTGCCCGACCAGACGCTGACCGCCTCGGTGCCGGTGGGCTGGGAGCGTGACGAGGACACCCTGAATGCGGCCGCGGGCTTCGTCTGTCCTTTGGCGACAACAGAATCGGACCCGTTGCAGCGGCTGGCGGTGATCAACGCCTCGACCACTCGCGGCAAGAAGGAACTGCTCGCGATGTCACCGAACGCCCTGAATCACTACACGTTGATGGGGCTGCTGCCACTGACGATCGGCCAGAAAACCGGTGCGCTGACCAAGATTCCGCCGTTGTTCAACCTCACGGTGTCCAACGTCGTCCTGACCAGGGAACCGCTGTACCTCGGTGGCGCGCAGCTGGAGTTGATCGCTCCGGTCTCGTTCCTCTGCGACGGCTACGGACTGAACATCACCCTGGTCGGGTACACCGACAAGGTCATCCTCGGGTTCGTCGGCTGCCGCGACACCATGCCACACCTGCAGCGCCTGGCGGTCTATTCGCGCGAGGCGCTCGATGAATTGGAACAGGCCGCCGCGTAA
- a CDS encoding TetR/AcrR family transcriptional regulator: protein MIESSSVSAPGVRTAVQRRGIERTQAILDSAETILAEQGYAAATLKAIGEHAGIPTASLYHYFADRGQVEAELVRRHIPAVDERFAASLYGNEIRTLRDGVDAMIDPLLAYFRDHPGFVQLWFAGRSATLSELGGLFDESWAEKLWHFLIEHKLIVATTPLFAVQLMFEVGDRLFDVAFQRSPKGDDATMDEGRRMLTAYLTTYAPSGTRSA from the coding sequence GTGATCGAGTCTTCGTCGGTGAGTGCGCCGGGTGTTCGCACCGCGGTGCAGCGCCGCGGCATCGAACGCACCCAGGCGATCCTCGATTCCGCCGAGACGATCCTCGCCGAACAGGGTTATGCCGCAGCCACTCTCAAGGCGATCGGCGAGCATGCCGGCATCCCGACCGCGTCGCTGTATCACTACTTCGCCGACCGGGGCCAGGTCGAGGCCGAGCTCGTGCGCCGTCACATCCCGGCCGTCGACGAGCGCTTTGCGGCATCGCTGTACGGCAACGAGATACGCACGCTGCGCGACGGTGTCGACGCGATGATCGATCCGCTACTCGCCTACTTCCGCGACCATCCCGGGTTCGTCCAGCTGTGGTTCGCCGGCCGCAGCGCGACACTGTCCGAGCTGGGTGGTTTGTTCGACGAATCATGGGCAGAAAAGCTGTGGCACTTCCTCATCGAGCACAAGCTCATCGTCGCCACGACCCCCCTGTTCGCCGTCCAGCTGATGTTCGAAGTCGGTGATCGACTCTTCGACGTGGCGTTCCAGCGCTCCCCCAAGGGCGATGACGCCACCATGGACGAGGGCAGGCGCATGCTCACCGCGTACCTGACGACTTACGCCCCATCAGGTACCAGGTCTGCATGA
- a CDS encoding RND family transporter has product MVRLLAIPIIVFWALLAVVTNTFVPKIEDVAEELAGPMVPTYAPSQVAMLAIGKEFHESTSTSLTMLVLEADRGLTEQDRDYYAGLVRTLNADTTHVQYVMDTWGKPITAAGAQSLDGKSAHVLLRLAGDIGQMEANNSVDAVRKIVKNSNPPAGLKVYVSGAAPLAADTVEIANSSLNNITIATMFLIIFMLLLVYRSVVTMLVPFFGVILLMLSVKGVISAFGHYGFIPLSSFATNMVISLTLGAGTDYGIFLIGRYHEARLAGQSREDAYYTAYKGVSHVIVGSGLTIAGACACLTFARLNYFHTMGPAVAVSMLITIAGALTIGPALLSVGSLFGLFDPKQEVKAKLYRRIGTAVVRWPKPILVASVAVVSVGAVFVPTYRVSYDDRTYQPSDAPANQGFQAADRHFPKSKLFSEMLMVQSDHDMRNSADFISLDRVAKALIRLPGVAMVQSITRPMGRALEHASIPYLFTTQGSGNGQQLPFTQHNNENTAKQAKITAHSIEVLKKTADLTQTLADELHNTVLTLEDMEQVTNDMRDAVANLDDFMRPLRAYFYWEPHCFDIPVCWSFRSLFDVIDKVDNLAADIGKAVGSFEVIDSLMPQMVSLLRQTVADNQALLALIVNNYGPTDIQNKNTDQTFDDMINVGNDFDASRSDDFFYIPREAFDNDDIKTGMALMMSPDGHAARFIVTHEGNAMGPEGIEHVEQFPDAIKIALKETSLAGSKIYIGGSGSNNKDIQLYAKNDLMIAAIAAFVLIFLIMMIITRSLVAALVIPGTVAFSYAGAFGLSVLIWQHLIGLPLHWLILPLTFIVLVAVGSDYNLLLVARLKEEIHAGLNTGLIRALGSTGGVVTSAGLVFAFTMLAMLSSDLRTIGQMGSTVCIGLLLDTLVVRSFIVPCLVRLLGPWFWWPTFVRQRPLQPYKPSWPLATAAADHGH; this is encoded by the coding sequence ATGGTTCGCCTGCTGGCGATTCCGATCATCGTCTTCTGGGCCCTGCTCGCGGTGGTCACCAATACCTTCGTGCCGAAGATCGAAGATGTCGCCGAGGAACTCGCCGGCCCGATGGTGCCGACCTACGCGCCGTCCCAGGTGGCCATGCTGGCCATCGGCAAGGAATTCCACGAGTCCACCTCCACCAGCCTGACGATGCTGGTGCTGGAAGCCGATCGCGGCCTGACCGAACAGGACCGCGACTACTACGCGGGCCTGGTCCGCACGCTCAACGCCGACACCACGCACGTGCAGTACGTCATGGACACCTGGGGCAAGCCCATCACCGCCGCCGGTGCACAAAGCCTCGACGGCAAATCCGCCCACGTCCTGCTCCGACTCGCCGGCGACATCGGTCAGATGGAGGCCAACAACTCGGTCGACGCCGTCCGGAAGATCGTCAAGAACTCCAATCCGCCTGCCGGCCTGAAGGTTTACGTCAGTGGCGCCGCACCGCTGGCGGCCGACACCGTCGAGATCGCCAACTCCAGCCTGAACAACATCACCATCGCGACGATGTTCCTGATCATCTTCATGCTGTTGCTGGTCTACCGCTCCGTCGTGACGATGCTGGTGCCGTTCTTCGGGGTCATCCTGCTGATGCTGTCGGTCAAGGGCGTCATCTCGGCGTTCGGGCACTACGGCTTCATCCCGCTGTCGTCGTTCGCCACCAACATGGTCATCTCGCTGACCCTCGGCGCGGGTACCGACTACGGCATCTTCCTCATCGGCCGATATCACGAAGCCCGCCTGGCCGGACAGAGTCGTGAGGACGCGTATTACACCGCCTACAAGGGTGTTTCGCATGTCATCGTCGGCTCGGGCCTGACCATTGCGGGCGCCTGCGCGTGCCTGACGTTCGCGCGGCTGAACTACTTCCACACCATGGGCCCCGCCGTCGCGGTGAGCATGCTGATCACCATCGCCGGCGCCCTGACCATCGGACCCGCCCTGCTCAGCGTCGGCAGCCTCTTCGGGCTCTTCGACCCGAAACAGGAAGTCAAGGCGAAGCTGTACCGGCGTATCGGCACCGCCGTGGTGCGCTGGCCCAAGCCGATCCTCGTCGCCAGTGTCGCGGTCGTCTCGGTGGGCGCGGTGTTCGTGCCGACCTACCGGGTCAGCTACGACGACCGCACCTACCAGCCGTCAGATGCCCCGGCCAACCAGGGCTTCCAGGCCGCCGACCGGCACTTCCCCAAGAGCAAGCTGTTCAGCGAGATGTTGATGGTCCAGTCCGACCACGACATGCGCAATTCAGCCGACTTCATCTCGCTGGACCGCGTGGCCAAGGCCCTGATCCGCCTGCCCGGCGTGGCGATGGTCCAGAGCATCACCCGCCCCATGGGCCGCGCGCTCGAACATGCCTCCATCCCTTACCTTTTCACTACCCAGGGCAGCGGCAACGGCCAGCAGCTGCCGTTCACCCAGCACAACAACGAGAACACCGCGAAGCAGGCCAAGATCACCGCGCACAGCATCGAGGTGCTGAAGAAGACCGCCGACCTCACGCAGACACTCGCCGACGAGCTGCACAACACGGTGCTGACCCTGGAGGACATGGAGCAGGTCACCAACGACATGCGCGACGCCGTCGCCAACCTCGACGACTTCATGCGCCCGCTCCGCGCCTATTTCTATTGGGAACCACACTGTTTCGACATCCCGGTGTGCTGGTCGTTCCGGTCGCTGTTCGACGTGATCGACAAGGTCGACAACCTCGCCGCCGACATCGGCAAGGCCGTCGGATCCTTCGAGGTGATCGACAGCCTCATGCCGCAGATGGTGTCGCTGCTGCGGCAGACCGTGGCCGACAATCAGGCGCTGCTGGCGCTGATCGTCAACAACTACGGCCCGACCGACATTCAGAACAAGAACACCGACCAGACCTTCGACGACATGATCAACGTCGGCAACGACTTCGACGCGTCGCGCAGTGACGACTTCTTCTACATCCCGCGCGAAGCGTTCGACAACGACGACATCAAAACCGGTATGGCGCTGATGATGTCGCCCGACGGACATGCCGCGCGCTTCATCGTCACGCACGAGGGCAACGCGATGGGACCCGAGGGCATCGAGCACGTCGAGCAGTTCCCCGACGCGATCAAGATCGCGCTGAAGGAGACGTCGCTGGCCGGGTCGAAGATCTACATCGGTGGATCGGGGTCCAATAACAAGGACATCCAGCTGTACGCCAAGAACGACCTCATGATCGCCGCCATCGCCGCCTTCGTGCTGATCTTCCTGATCATGATGATCATCACCCGATCGCTGGTGGCCGCCTTGGTGATTCCCGGCACGGTGGCGTTCTCCTATGCCGGCGCGTTCGGGTTGTCGGTGCTGATCTGGCAGCACCTGATCGGACTACCCCTGCACTGGCTGATCCTGCCGCTGACCTTCATCGTGCTGGTGGCCGTCGGCTCGGACTACAACCTGTTGCTGGTCGCCCGGCTCAAGGAAGAAATCCACGCGGGCCTGAACACCGGCCTCATCCGCGCGCTCGGCAGCACCGGCGGCGTCGTGACCTCCGCGGGCCTGGTGTTCGCGTTCACCATGCTGGCCATGCTCTCCAGTGACCTGCGGACCATCGGCCAGATGGGGTCGACGGTCTGCATCGGCCTGCTGCTCGACACCCTGGTGGTGCGGTCGTTCATCGTGCCGTGCCTGGTGCGGCTGCTGGGCCCGTGGTTCTGGTGGCCGACATTTGTCCGGCAGCGGCCGCTGCAGCCGTACAAGCCTAGTTGGCCGCTTGCCACAGCAGCTGCGGATCATGGGCATTGA
- a CDS encoding adenylate/guanylate cyclase domain-containing protein: protein MSPRAASVESLARRRRVLTVATRIGSVVAAFLGTLSMFAGEAGIWIGALAVLCAPVYLVIPRLYRFGELIAPLTFIAIAYFLTTFVTAYVGRGSGQQLYFLVAASLVVLVLGIEHIVVASVVAAVGAGLIIALQYLVPMDTGVQPQWVTTVGFLISVISSWVLVVATIWYAMREIDRAETALAAEYERSESLLANILPAKIAQRLKDPHRDVIADRYDDASVLFADIAGFTQRASDTTPTELVRFLDGLYTDLDILVDRHGLEKIKTSGDSYMIVSGVPEPRPDHLEALADLALDMVGAVAELTDPNGRRVPLRIGLAAGPVVAGVVGARKFFYDVWGDAVNVAARMETTDVEGRIQVPQNVYERLKDAFILEERGAVEVKGKGVMQTWYLMGRKSSGTR, encoded by the coding sequence ATGTCGCCGAGGGCTGCGTCCGTCGAGAGTCTGGCGCGCCGCCGGCGTGTCCTCACGGTGGCCACCAGGATCGGCTCTGTCGTTGCCGCCTTTCTCGGGACGCTGTCGATGTTCGCCGGTGAGGCGGGCATCTGGATCGGCGCGCTAGCCGTCCTGTGCGCCCCGGTCTACCTCGTGATCCCCCGGTTGTACCGGTTCGGGGAGCTCATCGCGCCGCTGACCTTCATCGCCATCGCGTACTTCCTGACCACTTTCGTGACCGCCTATGTGGGACGGGGGTCCGGCCAGCAGTTGTACTTCCTGGTCGCCGCCTCGCTCGTGGTGCTGGTCCTCGGCATCGAGCACATCGTGGTGGCATCGGTGGTGGCGGCGGTGGGCGCGGGCCTCATCATCGCGCTGCAGTACCTCGTGCCCATGGATACCGGGGTGCAACCGCAGTGGGTCACAACCGTCGGGTTCCTCATCTCGGTGATTTCGTCATGGGTACTGGTCGTCGCGACCATCTGGTACGCGATGCGCGAAATCGATCGCGCCGAAACCGCTTTGGCCGCCGAATACGAACGGTCCGAGTCGCTGCTGGCCAACATCCTGCCGGCGAAGATCGCGCAACGATTGAAGGATCCGCACCGCGACGTCATCGCCGACCGCTACGACGACGCCTCGGTGCTGTTCGCCGACATCGCCGGATTCACCCAGCGCGCAAGCGATACCACGCCGACCGAGTTGGTCCGGTTCCTCGACGGCCTCTACACCGATCTCGACATCCTGGTGGATCGCCACGGCCTGGAGAAGATCAAGACGAGCGGTGACTCCTACATGATCGTCAGCGGAGTTCCGGAGCCGCGGCCCGACCACCTCGAGGCGCTGGCTGATCTGGCCCTCGACATGGTCGGTGCGGTGGCCGAGTTGACGGACCCCAACGGGCGGCGGGTGCCACTGCGCATCGGGCTGGCGGCCGGTCCTGTGGTTGCCGGTGTGGTCGGCGCGCGGAAGTTCTTCTACGACGTGTGGGGCGACGCGGTCAATGTCGCGGCGCGTATGGAGACCACTGATGTCGAAGGTCGAATCCAGGTGCCGCAGAACGTCTATGAGCGGCTGAAGGACGCGTTCATCTTGGAGGAGCGGGGCGCCGTCGAAGTCAAAGGCAAGGGCGTCATGCAGACCTGGTACCTGATGGGGCGTAAGTCGTCAGGTACGCGGTGA
- a CDS encoding MBL fold metallo-hydrolase produces MRIHHLNCGTMHPHFVPDGLVCHVLLVETPDGLVLVDSGLGLRDAESPGSRFGPARFYVRPVFDPNEAAINQIRRLGFEPRDVRHIVVTHFDADHVGGLADFPWAQVHLTDAEAFAALHPKTLVEKQRYLPAGYSHGPILVEHSPSSAESWRGFPGAKELTEIADGIVLINLPGHTRGHAAVAVDAGDRWVLHVGDSFYHRGQLDGSDTAPRALRLMERSVAFDWKQVQANHQRLSELWAAGQPDLLLVNAHDPQLLWQAAN; encoded by the coding sequence ATGAGGATCCACCACCTGAACTGCGGCACCATGCACCCGCATTTCGTGCCCGACGGATTGGTCTGCCACGTACTGCTTGTCGAAACGCCGGACGGTCTCGTGCTCGTCGACTCCGGGCTGGGGCTGCGGGATGCCGAGTCGCCGGGTAGTCGCTTCGGCCCGGCCCGCTTCTACGTCCGCCCGGTCTTCGATCCGAACGAAGCCGCCATCAACCAAATTCGCCGCCTCGGCTTCGAGCCCCGCGACGTGCGGCATATCGTCGTGACGCACTTCGACGCCGACCACGTGGGAGGTCTGGCGGACTTCCCTTGGGCGCAAGTGCATCTCACTGACGCCGAGGCGTTCGCCGCGTTACATCCGAAGACGCTCGTCGAGAAGCAGCGGTACCTGCCGGCCGGCTATTCGCACGGCCCGATCCTGGTCGAGCACTCACCGTCGAGCGCCGAGTCGTGGCGCGGCTTCCCCGGCGCGAAAGAGCTCACCGAGATCGCCGACGGCATCGTCCTGATCAACCTGCCGGGGCATACCCGCGGGCACGCCGCGGTGGCCGTCGACGCCGGGGACCGGTGGGTCCTACACGTCGGTGACAGCTTCTACCATCGCGGCCAGCTCGACGGCAGCGACACCGCGCCGCGGGCCCTGCGTCTGATGGAACGCTCAGTTGCCTTCGACTGGAAGCAGGTCCAGGCCAATCATCAACGGCTGAGCGAACTTTGGGCCGCAGGCCAACCGGATCTACTACTGGTCAATGCCCATGATCCGCAGCTGCTGTGGCAAGCGGCCAACTAG